Proteins encoded within one genomic window of Amorphoplanes friuliensis DSM 7358:
- a CDS encoding GlxA family transcriptional regulator, producing the protein MPQESLHRVVVIVDANSNPFELGCATEIFGLRRPELGRDLYDFRLCSPEPSTLMRDGFYTLSGVAGLEATTSADTVIVPNRPDVEVPRRPAVLEAIRQAHARGARLLGFCSGAFTLAEAGVLNGRRATAHWQWADDFRARFPAVTLEPDVLFVDDGDILTSAGSAAALDLGLHVVRRDFGAEIANAVSRRLVFAAHRDGGQRQFVERPMPVVPDESLAPLLAWVQEHLDRPLTVADLAAEAAVSPATLHRRFRAELGTTPLAWLTGERVALACRLIERGESRFEVVARRTGLGTATNLRSLLRRETGLSPTEYRRRFGTAPR; encoded by the coding sequence ATGCCGCAAGAATCCTTGCACCGAGTCGTCGTGATCGTCGACGCGAACTCGAACCCGTTCGAGCTGGGCTGCGCCACGGAGATCTTCGGCCTGCGACGCCCCGAGCTGGGCCGTGACCTGTACGACTTCCGCCTGTGCTCACCCGAGCCCAGCACCCTGATGCGCGACGGCTTCTACACGCTGAGCGGCGTCGCGGGCCTGGAGGCGACCACAAGCGCAGACACGGTGATCGTGCCGAACCGGCCCGACGTCGAGGTCCCCCGCCGGCCAGCGGTGCTGGAGGCGATCCGGCAGGCGCACGCCCGTGGGGCCCGGCTGCTGGGCTTCTGCAGCGGCGCGTTCACGCTGGCCGAGGCCGGTGTGCTCAACGGCCGCCGGGCCACCGCGCACTGGCAGTGGGCCGACGACTTCCGTGCGCGCTTCCCGGCTGTGACCCTCGAACCGGACGTCCTCTTCGTCGACGACGGCGACATCCTCACCTCGGCCGGCAGCGCGGCCGCCCTGGACCTGGGACTGCACGTGGTCCGCCGCGACTTCGGCGCGGAGATCGCCAACGCCGTCAGCCGCCGCCTGGTCTTCGCGGCCCACCGCGACGGCGGCCAGCGTCAGTTCGTCGAGCGGCCGATGCCGGTGGTCCCGGACGAGTCGCTGGCGCCGCTGCTCGCCTGGGTGCAGGAACACCTCGACCGGCCGCTGACCGTCGCGGACCTGGCCGCCGAGGCCGCGGTCAGCCCGGCGACGCTGCACCGGCGTTTCCGGGCCGAGCTCGGCACCACACCGCTCGCCTGGCTCACCGGCGAACGGGTCGCCCTCGCCTGCCGGTTGATCGAGCGCGGCGAGTCCCGCTTCGAGGTCGTGGCCCGGCGTACGGGCCTGGGCACCGCGACTAACCTGCGGTCTCTGCTGCGCCGGGAGACGGGTCTGAGCCCGACGGAGTATCGGCGGCGGTTCGGAACGGCGCCACGTTGA
- a CDS encoding cupin domain-containing protein, translating into MTNDPISLAAALASFDELWSPRIVTSVNNYDVRVAKVQGDHLWHTHDTTDEFFLVLDGDLQIALRDRTVELHKGDVFTVPKGTEHKPSSPGGAHILMFEPTGTPTVGDRHDDVPDHVDATTGHTLKL; encoded by the coding sequence GTGACCAACGACCCGATCTCCCTCGCCGCCGCCCTCGCCTCCTTCGACGAGCTGTGGAGCCCGCGCATCGTGACCAGCGTCAACAACTACGACGTCCGGGTCGCCAAGGTGCAGGGCGACCACCTCTGGCACACCCACGACACCACCGACGAGTTCTTCCTCGTCCTCGACGGTGACCTGCAGATCGCACTGCGGGACCGCACGGTCGAGCTGCACAAAGGCGACGTCTTCACCGTGCCGAAGGGCACCGAGCACAAGCCGTCGTCACCCGGTGGCGCGCACATCCTGATGTTCGAGCCCACCGGCACACCGACCGTCGGCGACCGGCACGACGACGTCCCCGACCACGTGGACGCGACGACCGGTCACACCCTCAAGCTTTAG
- a CDS encoding restriction endonuclease, whose translation MGIIRDMQRAHATQAAATHRSQTAAEQQRQLIRRNADLAVAAAQQAASDAERQREHRRLYAEARTADAAAANADVRARLSDLDSLLLSTLDVDDHIDLDRFKKPVQVPPFDPGKLGRPLPQPSWDSFAPPEPRGVGKILGGERIHQQQVAAAKQAFQAARDRWVDAETRRLRQLGERERQYEANRKRYEAKLISYNAEVDRFAAAVAGADPSSVVEYFAMVLGNSVYPDDFPQHFRLAFLPKQGSLLVEYHLPPVEVIPVVKEYRYDRVRDDLTAVPRDEGEIRRRYTEIISMVALRTVHEIIEADRGGLVAEVLFNGIVDTIDRRTGRFVRPCLVSLRTDRDTFAAIKLRRVDPVACLKHLQAGLSGAPDQLEGVTPVIDFDREAEHDFTGEFNVLADIDERPNLATMDADEYEQLLCDLFGNMGLEMGPAGEGPSWLATDPRPLFGGTVVIHAVRGAAVGADTAVAVAEEVSASGATKGILVALDGYEAEVHEAVSGRPLELLDGPALLNLLAEHSRVKARIEAPAKA comes from the coding sequence ATGGGCATCATTCGGGACATGCAGCGGGCGCACGCGACGCAGGCGGCCGCGACACACCGGTCACAGACCGCCGCGGAACAGCAGCGCCAGCTGATCAGGCGCAACGCCGACCTGGCGGTCGCCGCGGCGCAGCAGGCCGCCTCCGACGCGGAGCGGCAGCGCGAGCACCGCCGCCTGTACGCGGAAGCACGCACCGCCGACGCTGCGGCAGCCAACGCCGACGTGCGGGCACGCCTGTCTGACCTGGACTCGCTGCTGCTCTCCACGTTGGACGTCGACGACCACATCGACCTGGACCGCTTCAAGAAGCCGGTGCAGGTGCCGCCCTTCGACCCGGGCAAACTGGGCCGGCCGCTCCCCCAGCCCTCGTGGGACAGCTTCGCGCCGCCCGAGCCGCGGGGTGTCGGCAAGATCCTCGGCGGTGAGCGCATCCACCAGCAGCAGGTCGCCGCGGCGAAGCAGGCGTTCCAGGCCGCCCGCGACCGCTGGGTCGACGCGGAGACCCGGCGGCTGCGGCAGCTGGGTGAACGCGAACGGCAGTACGAGGCGAACCGCAAGCGCTACGAGGCGAAGCTGATCTCGTACAACGCGGAGGTGGACCGGTTCGCGGCGGCGGTGGCCGGTGCCGACCCGTCCTCGGTTGTCGAATACTTTGCGATGGTTCTCGGCAATTCGGTGTACCCGGACGATTTCCCCCAGCATTTCCGGCTCGCGTTCCTGCCGAAACAGGGAAGTCTGCTGGTCGAGTACCACCTGCCGCCGGTCGAGGTGATCCCGGTGGTGAAGGAGTACCGCTACGACCGGGTCCGCGACGACCTGACCGCGGTGCCGCGCGACGAGGGTGAGATCCGGCGGCGCTACACCGAGATCATCTCCATGGTGGCGCTGCGGACCGTCCACGAGATCATCGAGGCGGACCGGGGCGGGCTGGTCGCCGAGGTGCTCTTCAACGGCATCGTCGACACGATCGACCGCCGGACCGGGCGCTTCGTGCGCCCGTGCCTGGTGTCACTGCGCACCGACCGGGACACGTTCGCCGCGATCAAGCTGCGCCGGGTCGACCCGGTCGCCTGCCTCAAGCACCTGCAGGCCGGTCTGAGCGGTGCGCCGGACCAGCTCGAGGGCGTCACTCCGGTGATCGACTTCGACCGGGAGGCCGAGCACGACTTCACCGGCGAGTTCAACGTGCTGGCCGACATCGACGAGCGCCCCAACCTCGCGACCATGGATGCCGACGAGTACGAGCAGCTGCTCTGTGACCTGTTCGGCAATATGGGCCTGGAGATGGGCCCGGCCGGTGAGGGCCCGAGCTGGCTCGCCACCGACCCGCGGCCCCTGTTCGGCGGCACGGTGGTGATCCACGCCGTCCGTGGCGCGGCGGTCGGCGCGGACACCGCGGTGGCCGTGGCCGAGGAGGTCAGCGCGTCCGGTGCCACCAAGGGCATCCTGGTCGCCCTCGACGGGTACGAGGCCGAGGTGCACGAGGCGGTCTCGGGCCGCCCGCTGGAGCTGCTGGACGGCCCGGCCCTGCTCAACCTGCTCGCCGAGCACTCCAGGGTGAAGGCGCGGATCGAGGCGCCGGCTAAAGCTTGA
- a CDS encoding EAL domain-containing protein, translated as MTAPDERFPRPRALRDRLSRRPRMSPNQGPQLPLPEPRTPVEDEAWFTYRAAGEEIVWSDGLAVLLGRPATDSGLSRQILSKHVHTEDHSKALGAITQAWTGREPVRTTVRLVRSDGGWFDVDCRLEPITDPDGTVHGLRGTLRDVSARERARREVARLSRRGETVQASVIERDPSTGLMTRARFADELDRAQRRGGGALLIVRVEPDHTDGVRFDGNTELLQRAARVLEGIVRPDDMLGHAGPNEIAVLLPGASWVMARRQADLFVEALRTQPFVLPDAWLRARAWAGLVRFRPGGEAGSHDLLIDADHAWRQAREANRPVTLVADPIAVRDRQGTYRDRVAAALGTDRFTLYAQPILELQTNRVLRHELLLRVLDEAGGHQSPTHVLDAAERLDAIYDIDLWVVERALELAAERSDLSLQINLSGRSVGDPRLTAEVEALIERYAVNPEQLTFEITETALIGNLSEARHFADRIRDLGCQLALDDFGSGYASFRYLRLFPIDLVKIDGEYVVDLVRNPEDQVLVRALVQVCQAYGIHTVAEFVQDEATLRMLRELGVDFVQGYLIGRPAPVEELRPQTRLRRSNRA; from the coding sequence ATGACGGCACCAGACGAACGTTTCCCCCGTCCTCGCGCCCTGCGCGACCGCCTCTCCCGTCGCCCCCGGATGAGCCCCAATCAAGGCCCCCAGCTGCCCCTGCCCGAGCCGCGCACGCCCGTCGAGGACGAGGCGTGGTTCACCTACCGTGCGGCCGGCGAGGAGATCGTCTGGTCCGACGGGCTCGCCGTGCTGCTCGGCCGTCCGGCGACCGACAGCGGGCTGAGCCGCCAGATCCTCTCCAAGCACGTGCACACCGAGGACCACTCCAAGGCCCTCGGCGCGATCACCCAGGCCTGGACAGGGCGCGAGCCGGTCCGTACGACGGTCCGGCTGGTGCGCTCCGACGGCGGCTGGTTCGACGTGGACTGCCGCCTCGAGCCGATCACCGACCCCGACGGCACCGTCCACGGCCTCCGCGGCACCCTGCGTGACGTCTCCGCCCGCGAGCGGGCCCGCCGCGAGGTCGCCCGCCTGAGCCGCCGCGGCGAGACCGTCCAGGCGTCGGTCATCGAACGTGACCCGTCGACCGGCCTGATGACCCGCGCCCGCTTCGCCGACGAGCTCGACCGCGCCCAGCGCCGCGGCGGTGGCGCGCTGCTCATCGTCCGCGTCGAGCCCGACCACACCGACGGTGTGCGCTTCGACGGCAACACCGAGCTGCTGCAACGCGCCGCCCGTGTCCTCGAGGGCATCGTCCGCCCCGACGACATGCTCGGCCACGCCGGCCCGAACGAGATCGCCGTCCTGCTCCCCGGCGCGTCCTGGGTGATGGCCCGCCGGCAGGCCGACCTGTTCGTCGAAGCGCTCCGCACCCAGCCGTTCGTGCTCCCGGACGCCTGGCTCCGCGCCCGCGCCTGGGCCGGCCTGGTCCGGTTCCGCCCCGGCGGCGAGGCCGGCAGCCACGACCTGCTCATCGACGCCGACCACGCCTGGCGCCAGGCCCGCGAAGCCAACCGCCCGGTCACCCTGGTCGCCGACCCGATCGCTGTCCGCGACCGCCAGGGCACCTACCGCGACCGCGTCGCCGCGGCGCTCGGCACCGACCGCTTCACCCTGTACGCCCAGCCCATCCTCGAACTCCAGACCAACCGCGTCCTCCGCCACGAGCTCCTGCTCCGCGTCCTCGACGAGGCCGGCGGCCACCAGTCACCGACGCACGTCCTCGACGCCGCGGAACGCCTCGACGCGATCTACGACATCGACCTGTGGGTCGTCGAACGCGCCCTGGAGCTCGCCGCCGAACGCAGCGACCTCTCCCTCCAGATCAACCTGTCGGGCCGCTCGGTCGGCGACCCACGCCTCACCGCCGAGGTCGAGGCCCTCATCGAGCGGTACGCCGTCAACCCCGAACAGCTCACGTTCGAGATCACCGAGACGGCCCTGATCGGCAATCTGAGCGAGGCCCGCCACTTCGCCGACCGCATCCGTGACCTCGGCTGCCAGCTCGCCCTCGACGACTTCGGCTCGGGTTACGCCTCGTTCCGCTACCTCCGCCTCTTCCCGATCGACCTCGTGAAGATCGACGGCGAGTACGTGGTCGATCTTGTCCGCAACCCCGAGGACCAGGTCCTCGTCCGCGCCCTCGTGCAGGTTTGCCAGGCGTACGGCATCCACACGGTCGCCGAGTTCGTCCAGGACGAGGCCACCCTGCGCATGCTGCGTGAGCTGGGCGTCGACTTCGTCCAGGGCTACCTCATCGGCCGCCCGGCGCCCGTCGAGGAGCTGCGCCCGCAGACCCGGTTGAGGCGTTCAAACCGGGCCTGA
- a CDS encoding cupin domain-containing protein encodes MEHFTIATVAEKNPDFRRVLWTGKHTQLVIMTIPPGGEIGEEVHEVDQILTFVSGVGQAKISGETRKVAAGDLVVVPAGRKHNFTNEGPNPLVLYTIYGPAEHAEGAVHHTKEEADRLEEAGKDEPPSS; translated from the coding sequence ATGGAACACTTCACGATCGCCACCGTTGCCGAGAAGAACCCGGATTTCCGCCGCGTCCTGTGGACCGGCAAGCACACCCAGCTCGTGATCATGACAATCCCGCCGGGCGGTGAGATCGGCGAGGAAGTCCACGAGGTCGACCAGATCCTGACCTTCGTCAGCGGCGTCGGCCAAGCCAAGATCAGCGGCGAGACCCGCAAGGTCGCCGCCGGTGACCTGGTCGTCGTCCCCGCCGGCCGCAAGCACAACTTCACCAACGAGGGCCCGAACCCACTCGTCCTCTACACGATCTACGGCCCGGCCGAGCACGCCGAAGGTGCGGTCCACCACACCAAGGAAGAGGCCGACCGCCTCGAGGAAGCCGGCAAGGACGAGCCGCCGTCCTCCTGA
- a CDS encoding MarR family winged helix-turn-helix transcriptional regulator — protein sequence MDEPRWLTDEEQQAWRRFVEVLVKVPAALEGQLQREAGLTHMGYQVISTLSEREDRRLPMSRLARQASASLSRLSHVVARLEAQGWVRRERDPEDGRVQIAVLTDAGLQKVIEAAPGHAAAVQELVFDRLTAPQVKQLAKLCESLLEPPDPKRPDTT from the coding sequence ATGGACGAGCCCCGGTGGTTGACCGACGAGGAACAGCAGGCCTGGCGCCGCTTCGTCGAAGTCCTCGTCAAGGTCCCGGCAGCGCTCGAAGGCCAGCTCCAGCGCGAAGCAGGCCTCACCCACATGGGCTACCAGGTCATCTCGACCCTCTCCGAGCGCGAAGACCGCCGCCTCCCCATGAGCCGCCTGGCCCGGCAGGCAAGCGCCTCCCTGTCACGCCTCTCCCACGTCGTGGCCCGCCTCGAAGCCCAAGGGTGGGTCCGCCGCGAACGCGACCCCGAGGACGGCCGCGTCCAGATCGCCGTCCTGACCGACGCCGGCCTCCAAAAAGTCATCGAAGCCGCCCCCGGCCACGCCGCAGCCGTCCAGGAACTCGTCTTCGACCGCCTGACCGCCCCTCAGGTCAAACAACTCGCCAAACTCTGCGAATCCCTCCTCGAACCGCCCGACCCCAAACGCCCCGACACAACGTGA
- a CDS encoding TPM domain-containing protein, with product MKFLGRTAVALVALLLLAPAPAQADAPSRLAVQVTDAAGALGSRAAAVDSALAALQRDTDVQLWVIFVDSFDGTPAEQWTEATARLSDLGDSDALLAVATQDRSYYVSFPADPRFTDAELADVANRDLEPALSRGDWPGAVIAAASGYSDAANSSNSSLIWVVVIFVVILAGALIWVVLRRRRARPAPAAPTGPPTAELTASANALLIELDDDLRASESELSLATAQYGAEATAPFKAALEASRQDVAEAFRLRMTLEEVPAPDEETRRRTLTEIIAKCRAADDRLDAESEAFDRLRDLEGRAAEVATELETRRLTLEATLPAASKTLQDLTHRYAGPTVTGISGNLDQARERLQFTAEAIGRARTALPANRAEAALAVRAAEQAADQAAQLITAIDRAAADFTTARTAADALLTELESEIAAGRAALTGGSVVPPGLGSAVTGAEQAVVEVRTQLAAPKTDPVTAVATLQAADAALDHALAEAQDAAERTARARSLLAQALPVARAEVAATTDFITTRRGAITTTARASLSEAQRHLALAESLAATDPAAALTEAQQAQQLAAAAGHSAHTDVQGWGGYTTQPTGGFDAGAFAGAVLGGILSGGGRSYGGGRSGGWGGGGFGGSATRTRRTGGSSGGSARRGGGGRF from the coding sequence GTGAAATTCCTGGGCCGCACGGCCGTTGCTCTCGTCGCGTTGTTGCTGCTGGCGCCTGCCCCTGCGCAGGCCGACGCGCCGTCCCGGCTCGCGGTCCAGGTCACCGACGCCGCGGGGGCGCTGGGCAGCCGCGCCGCCGCCGTCGACAGCGCCCTCGCCGCGCTGCAGCGCGACACCGACGTCCAGCTCTGGGTGATCTTCGTCGACTCGTTCGACGGCACGCCGGCGGAGCAGTGGACCGAGGCGACCGCCCGGCTGAGCGACCTGGGCGACAGCGACGCCCTGCTCGCGGTCGCGACCCAGGACCGCAGCTATTACGTCTCGTTCCCGGCGGACCCGCGCTTCACCGACGCCGAGCTCGCCGACGTGGCCAACCGGGATCTCGAGCCCGCCCTCTCCCGCGGCGACTGGCCCGGAGCCGTGATCGCCGCCGCCTCGGGCTACTCGGACGCCGCGAACAGCTCGAACAGCTCGCTGATCTGGGTCGTGGTGATCTTCGTCGTGATCCTGGCGGGCGCGCTCATCTGGGTCGTCCTCCGCCGCCGCCGGGCCCGGCCTGCGCCCGCCGCACCCACCGGCCCGCCGACCGCCGAGCTCACCGCCTCGGCGAACGCCCTGCTCATCGAGCTCGACGACGACCTGCGCGCCAGCGAGAGCGAGCTCTCCCTGGCCACCGCGCAGTACGGCGCCGAGGCCACCGCCCCGTTCAAGGCCGCGCTGGAGGCATCCCGCCAGGACGTCGCCGAGGCCTTCCGCCTGCGGATGACCTTGGAGGAGGTGCCCGCCCCGGACGAGGAGACCCGCCGCCGCACGCTCACCGAGATCATCGCGAAGTGCCGAGCCGCCGACGACCGCCTCGACGCCGAGTCCGAAGCCTTCGACCGCCTGCGTGACCTCGAAGGCCGCGCCGCCGAGGTCGCCACCGAGCTCGAAACCCGCCGCCTCACCCTCGAGGCCACCCTCCCGGCAGCGAGCAAAACCCTCCAGGACCTCACCCACCGGTACGCAGGCCCGACCGTCACCGGCATCTCCGGCAACCTCGACCAGGCCCGCGAACGCCTCCAGTTCACCGCCGAGGCGATCGGCCGCGCCCGCACCGCACTCCCGGCCAACCGCGCAGAGGCCGCCCTCGCCGTCCGCGCCGCCGAACAAGCCGCCGACCAGGCCGCCCAGCTGATCACCGCCATCGACCGCGCCGCCGCCGACTTCACCACCGCCCGCACGGCAGCCGACGCCCTCCTCACCGAGCTGGAGTCCGAGATCGCCGCCGGCCGCGCAGCCCTCACCGGCGGCAGCGTGGTGCCACCCGGCCTGGGTTCCGCGGTCACCGGCGCCGAGCAGGCCGTCGTCGAGGTCCGCACCCAGCTCGCCGCCCCCAAAACCGACCCGGTGACCGCCGTCGCGACACTCCAGGCCGCAGACGCCGCGCTCGACCATGCACTCGCGGAGGCCCAGGACGCCGCCGAGCGCACGGCACGCGCCCGCAGCCTGCTGGCCCAGGCCCTGCCCGTCGCCCGCGCCGAGGTCGCCGCCACCACCGACTTCATCACCACCCGCCGCGGCGCGATCACCACCACCGCCCGCGCCTCCCTCTCGGAAGCCCAACGCCACCTCGCCCTGGCCGAAAGCCTCGCCGCCACCGACCCCGCAGCCGCCCTCACCGAAGCCCAGCAAGCCCAGCAACTCGCCGCCGCCGCGGGCCACTCCGCCCACACCGACGTCCAAGGCTGGGGCGGCTACACCACCCAACCCACGGGCGGCTTCGACGCCGGCGCCTTCGCCGGCGCCGTCCTCGGCGGCATCCTCTCCGGCGGCGGCCGCTCCTACGGCGGCGGCCGGTCGGGCGGCTGGGGCGGCGGCGGCTTCGGCGGCAGCGCCACCCGAACCCGCCGAACAGGCGGCAGCTCCGGCGGCAGCGCCCGCCGAGGCGGCGGAGGCCGCTTCTGA
- a CDS encoding S-(hydroxymethyl)mycothiol dehydrogenase produces the protein MSQRVNGVIARAKGAPVEVATIVVPDPGPGEAVVKIQACGVCHTDLHYREGGINDEFPFLLGHEAAGIVESVGEGVTDVAPGDFVVLNWRAVCGDCRACRKGKPWYCFNTYNAKQKMTLEDGTELSPALGIGAFIEKTLVHAGQCTKVDPAARPAAVGLLGCGVMAGIGASINTGGVTRGDSVAVIGCGGVGDGAIVGAALAGATTIIAVDTDDQKLEWARKFGATHTINARGKDVVAAVQELTGGNGADVVVEAVGRPETYKQAFYARDLAGTVVLVGVPTPEMTIELPLLDVFGRGGALKSSWYGDCLPTRDFPMLTELYLQGRIDLDAFVSEEIRLDQVEEAFAKMHTGGVLRSVVLF, from the coding sequence ATGAGCCAGCGAGTCAACGGAGTCATCGCCCGGGCCAAGGGTGCCCCTGTCGAGGTGGCCACGATCGTCGTGCCGGATCCCGGTCCCGGCGAGGCCGTGGTCAAGATCCAGGCGTGCGGCGTGTGCCACACCGACCTGCACTACCGCGAAGGCGGCATCAACGACGAGTTCCCGTTCCTGCTCGGCCACGAGGCCGCCGGGATCGTCGAGTCGGTCGGCGAGGGTGTCACCGATGTGGCCCCTGGTGACTTCGTGGTGCTCAACTGGCGTGCGGTCTGCGGCGACTGCCGGGCCTGCCGCAAGGGCAAGCCGTGGTACTGCTTCAACACCTACAACGCCAAGCAGAAGATGACGCTCGAGGACGGCACCGAGCTGTCGCCGGCGCTGGGCATCGGGGCGTTCATCGAGAAGACGCTGGTCCACGCCGGTCAGTGCACCAAGGTCGACCCGGCTGCGCGCCCGGCGGCCGTGGGCCTGCTCGGCTGTGGCGTGATGGCCGGCATCGGCGCGTCGATCAACACCGGCGGCGTGACCAGGGGCGACTCGGTTGCGGTCATCGGTTGCGGTGGCGTCGGGGACGGCGCGATCGTGGGCGCGGCGCTGGCCGGCGCGACGACGATCATCGCCGTGGACACCGACGACCAGAAGCTGGAGTGGGCGCGCAAGTTCGGCGCCACGCACACCATCAACGCCCGCGGCAAGGACGTCGTCGCCGCCGTGCAGGAGCTGACCGGGGGCAACGGCGCCGACGTCGTCGTCGAGGCGGTCGGCCGGCCGGAAACGTACAAGCAGGCTTTTTATGCTCGTGACCTGGCCGGGACCGTGGTCCTGGTCGGTGTGCCGACCCCGGAGATGACCATCGAGCTGCCGCTGCTGGACGTCTTCGGCCGCGGTGGTGCCCTCAAGAGCAGCTGGTACGGCGACTGCCTGCCGACCCGCGACTTCCCGATGCTCACCGAGCTCTACCTGCAGGGGCGGATCGACCTGGACGCGTTCGTGTCCGAGGAGATCCGTCTCGACCAGGTCGAGGAGGCGTTCGCGAAGATGCACACCGGCGGCGTCCTGCGTTCGGTGGTGCTCTTCTGA
- a CDS encoding MBL fold metallo-hydrolase has protein sequence MRVDHAVTHGTFSLDGETFDVDNNVWVVGDDQECVVIDAPHDVRVILDVVGARKVTAIVLTHAHDDHVRVAPELARQTGAPLLLHPADEVLWKLTHPSEPMPAPLHDGQEIGPLRVLHTPGHAPGAVCLYAPSLECVFTGDTLFQGGPGATGRSYSDKPTIERSIKDRLLTLPPATVVHTGHGADTTIGDEIF, from the coding sequence ATGCGGGTCGATCATGCGGTGACACACGGGACGTTCTCGCTGGACGGCGAGACGTTCGACGTCGACAACAACGTCTGGGTGGTCGGTGACGACCAGGAGTGCGTGGTGATCGACGCCCCGCACGACGTCCGCGTGATCCTGGATGTCGTTGGTGCCCGCAAGGTGACCGCGATCGTCCTCACCCACGCGCACGACGACCATGTGCGGGTCGCTCCCGAGCTGGCCCGGCAGACCGGTGCGCCGCTGCTGCTGCACCCGGCCGACGAGGTCCTGTGGAAGCTGACCCACCCGAGCGAGCCGATGCCGGCGCCGCTGCACGACGGGCAGGAGATCGGCCCGTTGCGGGTGCTGCACACGCCGGGGCACGCCCCGGGTGCTGTCTGCCTCTACGCGCCCTCGCTGGAGTGCGTCTTCACCGGCGACACGCTGTTCCAGGGCGGGCCGGGTGCGACCGGCCGGTCATACAGCGACAAGCCCACGATCGAGCGGTCGATCAAGGACCGGCTGCTGACGCTCCCGCCCGCGACGGTCGTGCACACCGGGCACGGTGCGGACACGACCATCGGAGACGAAATTTTCTAA
- a CDS encoding MGH1-like glycoside hydrolase domain-containing protein yields MSADLWNSAAHVLEANWSHDHMVPSRRLYPHQWSWDAAFIAIGLAYTNPTRAWRDLRSLFEAQWPDGRVPHIVFDPGTPENDYFPGPTFWDVPAYGGRAARGSTGLVQPPLHAVAAWEVYRRAASHGTSCARAAGDELAWLYPRLVAQQEYLTGRRDAGGDGLASIVHPWESGLDNSPSWDAAMSAVPADLTLLTRFQRRDIENADAAHRPTDVDYARYLGLVLNYRDGSYADTDLAWRHDFVVECPSFNSILAAAELALVQIAGVVGADPEVHRARAQKITEAISRHLYDPATRTFRSRDVRTRTLSPARCVNGLMPLLLPGLPTEQAEAIMAEAASPRFGLPEQTGLPVPSYDRTAPDFDPLRYWRGPIWINVNWLLRRGMLVHGYRGEAEDLRTAMVRLVHRSGHFEYFHPVTGEGIGAPAFSWTAALSLDLLADRSVPAYARAA; encoded by the coding sequence ATGTCTGCTGATCTCTGGAATTCCGCTGCCCACGTCCTCGAGGCCAACTGGTCGCACGACCACATGGTCCCGTCCCGCCGCCTCTATCCCCATCAGTGGAGCTGGGACGCCGCCTTCATCGCGATCGGGCTCGCCTACACGAACCCGACCCGCGCCTGGCGCGACCTTCGCAGCCTCTTCGAGGCCCAGTGGCCCGACGGCCGGGTGCCCCACATCGTCTTCGACCCGGGTACGCCCGAGAACGACTACTTCCCGGGGCCGACCTTCTGGGACGTCCCCGCGTACGGAGGCCGGGCGGCCCGTGGCAGCACCGGTCTGGTGCAACCGCCGCTGCACGCGGTCGCCGCGTGGGAGGTCTACCGCCGCGCCGCCTCGCACGGCACCAGCTGCGCCCGCGCCGCCGGCGACGAGCTCGCCTGGCTGTACCCCCGGCTCGTCGCGCAGCAGGAATACCTGACCGGCCGCCGCGACGCCGGTGGCGACGGACTCGCCAGCATCGTGCACCCGTGGGAATCGGGCCTGGACAACAGCCCGTCCTGGGACGCCGCCATGTCGGCCGTCCCCGCCGATCTGACCCTGCTCACCCGTTTTCAGCGCCGGGACATCGAGAACGCCGACGCGGCTCACCGTCCGACCGACGTCGACTACGCGCGTTACCTGGGGCTGGTGCTGAATTACCGCGACGGCTCGTACGCGGACACCGACCTGGCCTGGCGGCACGACTTCGTCGTCGAATGCCCGTCCTTCAACTCGATCCTCGCGGCTGCCGAGCTGGCCCTGGTCCAGATCGCCGGGGTGGTCGGCGCCGACCCGGAGGTCCACCGCGCCCGCGCGCAGAAGATCACCGAGGCGATCTCCCGGCACCTGTACGACCCGGCGACGCGGACGTTCCGGTCACGTGACGTGCGTACGCGTACCTTGAGCCCGGCCCGGTGTGTCAACGGCCTGATGCCGCTGCTGCTGCCCGGACTGCCCACCGAGCAGGCGGAAGCCATCATGGCCGAGGCGGCCTCGCCGCGTTTCGGCCTGCCGGAGCAGACCGGTCTGCCCGTGCCGAGTTACGACCGGACCGCGCCGGACTTCGACCCGCTGCGCTACTGGCGCGGGCCGATCTGGATCAACGTCAACTGGCTGCTGCGCCGCGGCATGCTGGTCCACGGGTACCGCGGCGAGGCCGAGGACCTGCGGACGGCGATGGTCCGGCTGGTGCACCGGTCCGGGCATTTCGAATACTTCCACCCGGTGACCGGGGAGGGGATCGGCGCCCCGGCCTTCAGCTGGACCGCCGCCCTCTCCCTCGACCTGCTCGCCGACCGCAGCGTCCCCGCCTACGCCAGGGCCGCTTAG